The Nitrosomonas sp. genomic sequence TTCTCACCAACCACATAGCAGAAGCCATTCAATATCGGCGCCTGAATCGATGAATACTCACGGATGCGATAACATTCCGTTCCAAAGCTTCTTTATCCACCTTCTTTTGTTGCTCTTTTATCCAGATGACAGAACAGAAAACACCTCTCACTCCTGAGCTCATCAGTGATCCGGGAGAAGTCCCGTTACGCATTCATTCGCGCGTAACCGAAGAGATTGCTGAAATGTCCCTGCTGAAGCGATCGTTGCTATTTGCTGAACTCTCCATGATCGCCTACAACGATGAGAATGAAGCGCAACGCGCGGTAAACACAATTGGTTTTCCGATCAGCATCCACTTTGATTATGACGGCGCCCAGGGATTTTATTTTGAGAATGATCGGGATGCGGTTGTCGTCTGCCGTGGCACGGAACCCAACGAATGGAACGATATCCATGCCGATGTCAATGTGGCCACAGTATTGGCCGAGACGGCGGGACGCGTACATCGCGGTTTCCGCCAGGAAGTCGATGATCTGTGGCCGTCCATGGAAAAGCATCTGCACGGGCTGAACAAGACACTCTGGTTTACTGGCCACTCGTTGGGAGCGGCAATGGCCACCATCTGCGCCTATCGTTGCCATGTCTCCAGTGAATGCGCCAAACCCCGCGAATTATTCACCTACGGCTGCCCCCGGGTGGGTGACAGGCATTACATCAATTTTGTACCCCTCAACCACTACCGCTGGGTCAACAATAATGACATCGTTACCCGGGTACCGCCAGTGTGGATGGGCTATCGTCACGGCGGCATCGAAATGTACCTGAATCGCAATGGT encodes the following:
- a CDS encoding lipase family protein, with protein sequence MTEQKTPLTPELISDPGEVPLRIHSRVTEEIAEMSLLKRSLLFAELSMIAYNDENEAQRAVNTIGFPISIHFDYDGAQGFYFENDRDAVVVCRGTEPNEWNDIHADVNVATVLAETAGRVHRGFRQEVDDLWPSMEKHLHGLNKTLWFTGHSLGAAMATICAYRCHVSSECAKPRELFTYGCPRVGDRHYINFVPLNHYRWVNNNDIVTRVPPVWMGYRHGGIEMYLNRNGMLRTLNYAAKRLDRWHGFLRGLRQLQIDHFSDHSIHEYVKNIVSVVAREEGER